The Leptospira koniambonensis sequence AAAACATCCCATTGCAGGCTCCAAAGCTTGGCATAATCATAGCCAAACATTTCATATAGATTCTCCCAGATTAGAATATAAGTATGTTTTCAAAAGACAGAAAACTGCAAGAGGGCTTGGAGTTTATCTAATCTTGAACCTATTGACCGGAATTAAAAAATTATTCAGTAAATCTGAAGACTTAGATGTTCATGCAACATACGGAGATGGATCAGAAATTTCTAATAAAGATATCAAAACAATTGTAAATGTTTTTTGGAAGAATATCCAAATTTTCTCCTGGCAGAAGGACGATATTCTTTATATAGATAATTATTCAGTTTCTCACGGAAGACTACCATTTGTTGGTCCAAGAGAGATCCAAGTTGCTTGGACTGAATAAGGAAAATCTACACCATAATTGGCGATTTTTTATCTTGATTTAAAGTCTCATCACGTCCATGAGGCATTCCGCATGTTTGTTTTTGATAAAACTACTTTCGGATACAAAACTTAAGAAAGTTTTTAGAGAAGGATTTTGATTTTCCGGAGTATAAAAGACAGAAACAGGTAAATACAATTGTTTGATCGGAACAAATTTAGTGTCAGCAGGTGCAAAATTCTGTGCACCTAAAATTGTAAGAGAAACACCTTTACCTGTGGCCACTAATATAGGGCAACTTTCTCTTTCATTCTTTATATAAACCTTAGGTTTAATACCACTTTGTTTAAATAGAGAAGAGATCGTATCATAAAAACTACCTGAGTCTTTTTTAGGATGTAATATGATGGTCTCATCCTTTAATTCTTTAAACTCAATCTCATCTCTTTTAGCTAGAGGATGTTTTTTAGGAACAAGAACACCAAGCACCTCGTCATGAACTGGATGTTTTTCCAAACGAGGATCAAAAACGTCTCCTTCTAAAAAACAAATATCGAATTGAGCTGATTTTAAACCCTTGATGATCCGATTTCGAGTTTCCTGCTGAAGTTGCAGTTTGATCCGGGGAAATCGATCCTGGAACTCATTGATAATCTGTGGTAAACTCGCCATAAAAGTAGTCGTGGAAAAACCAATACTAAGTCCCCCGGCTTTGAGTTTACCGATAGAACGAACTTCTTTTTCTATTTTCTCTGCTTTCGCAATGATCTCCCTACCTTCTTTCAGAAGATGAACTCCTGCCCCAGTAAGTTTTACATGCCTCGTAGATCTTTCGAATAATTTAGTAGAAAGCTCCTCTTCGAAGGAGGAGATCAATCTTGTCAAAGGAGGTTGGGATATTCCCAAAATTTCAGCACTTTTTCTAAAATTTAATTCCTCGGCAACTACGATGAAAGATCTTAATTTAGATAAATCCATAGATTATTGATACCTAATCGGTATCAATAAAGCAACTAAATTCGGAATAAAATCAAAAAATTCCAGATTTCTACCAAATGTATTTACAGTTTTTAGTATGGTAAAATTTCAATAATTATAATCATCAAAGTTCTTCAAGGAGGACAAAATGAAATTCGATTATGAAGTATTAATTATAGGCGGTGGTCCGGCAGGACTCAGCGCAGCACTTGCTTTAGGAAGAATGAGTAGGACCGCTTTGGTCTGCGACGACAGTCGTCCAAGAAATGCTGCTTCTTCTCATTTGAATAATTTTCCAACAAGAGATGGGATCCATCCAGCTGAATGGAGAAAATTAGTTAGAAAGGATCTAGAAAAATACGATACGATCAATTTTTTCGAAGGAAGTGTTCTTTCTGTAGAAAAATCTATATCAGGCTTTGTTGCCAAATTATCCTCAGATAAAACTTTTCATTTCAAAAAAGTCATTCTTGCATATGGCGTAGAAGACAAATACCTTCCGATCCCTGGTTATAAGGAACTATGGGGTAAATCAATTTTCCATTGTCCTTACTGTCACGGTTTTGAAGTGAGAGGTTCGAAGTTAGGACTAATTGGAAACGGAGAAACATTATTCTATATGCTTCCTCTTATATACGATCTTTCATCCGACTTAATTATTTTTACAAATGGAAAAGCAGAATTCAAGGAAGAGCAAAAAGACTTATTGAATAAGAAAAAAATCCGTTTCATAGAAGATAAGATCACAGGTTTTATATATGAGGGAGAAAAACTAAAAAGTGTCACTTTTGAAAATGGAGAGAATATAGAAAGAGAAGGTCTTTACGCACTTCCCACATTTCCATTCAAACTAAAATCCACAATCGGACAAGAGCTCGGCTGCGAAAAAGACCAAACTGGCTTCTATAAAGTTGGAGAAAGAGGAAAGACAAGTGTAGATGGAGTTTATGCTTGTGGGGATAATGCAAGTGGTGCCCATTCAGTTTTATTAGCTGCAGCTTCTGGAGGAATGGCAGGAGCAGGTGTAGTTCACGAATTATTGAGCGAAAAATTACTTGAGTAGTTTTTATTTAAGTTCTTAAATCTTACAGTCTCATTTAAAACAAAATCGAGCTTGTTATGAAGAAAATCCTTT is a genomic window containing:
- a CDS encoding LysR family transcriptional regulator, producing the protein MDLSKLRSFIVVAEELNFRKSAEILGISQPPLTRLISSFEEELSTKLFERSTRHVKLTGAGVHLLKEGREIIAKAEKIEKEVRSIGKLKAGGLSIGFSTTTFMASLPQIINEFQDRFPRIKLQLQQETRNRIIKGLKSAQFDICFLEGDVFDPRLEKHPVHDEVLGVLVPKKHPLAKRDEIEFKELKDETIILHPKKDSGSFYDTISSLFKQSGIKPKVYIKNERESCPILVATGKGVSLTILGAQNFAPADTKFVPIKQLYLPVSVFYTPENQNPSLKTFLSFVSESSFIKNKHAECLMDVMRL
- a CDS encoding NAD(P)/FAD-dependent oxidoreductase yields the protein MKFDYEVLIIGGGPAGLSAALALGRMSRTALVCDDSRPRNAASSHLNNFPTRDGIHPAEWRKLVRKDLEKYDTINFFEGSVLSVEKSISGFVAKLSSDKTFHFKKVILAYGVEDKYLPIPGYKELWGKSIFHCPYCHGFEVRGSKLGLIGNGETLFYMLPLIYDLSSDLIIFTNGKAEFKEEQKDLLNKKKIRFIEDKITGFIYEGEKLKSVTFENGENIEREGLYALPTFPFKLKSTIGQELGCEKDQTGFYKVGERGKTSVDGVYACGDNASGAHSVLLAAASGGMAGAGVVHELLSEKLLE